One genomic segment of Amycolatopsis sp. WQ 127309 includes these proteins:
- a CDS encoding WXG100 family type VII secretion target, translating into MSSPGFQADSAAMTRAVQGFEETATNAKSTMASLESELTEALRNYKGDQAVAFWDLQRRLQEKMTTAVKELDTMSQLVHTSHANYGRGDSDVHQSFQGVGNTLEGSGVIPRLNP; encoded by the coding sequence ATGTCCAGTCCGGGATTCCAGGCAGATTCCGCTGCTATGACGCGCGCCGTCCAGGGTTTCGAGGAAACCGCCACGAACGCCAAGTCCACGATGGCCAGCTTGGAGTCCGAGCTGACCGAGGCCCTGCGCAACTACAAGGGTGACCAGGCCGTGGCGTTCTGGGACCTCCAGCGCCGGCTCCAGGAGAAGATGACCACGGCCGTGAAGGAGCTCGACACCATGTCGCAGCTCGTCCACACCAGCCACGCGAACTACGGCCGCGGCGACTCCGACGTCCACCAGAGCTTCCAGGGGGTCGGCAACACCCTCGAGGGCTCGGGCGTGATCCCCCGCCTCAACCCCTGA
- a CDS encoding class I adenylate-forming enzyme family protein, protein MVHPHALLTELDRAPDVPAFERGDAVTTRASLKELVGRFTAGLRAAGLGPGAGVGIATAVTPEGFAAIIAAHVLGCRVVCVRAGLPVPQLRHVVEDIDALVVDEATESPELLGTVAGALILRIGPELLAAYEEPVPAGRPEDIATVVFTSGSTGVPKGVAFDYRALSEGRVWRAPVPGSAHEKLGAGFSRFLLFGTLSSAVMLEQLALCLLSGGTAVIPDGLPDFPWILPRLRVSAALMTVPRLHQVLDTLRAEDVDLSDLRTLIVAGSPVPPHKLAEAAELIGPAMHHAYGQTETGMLTVCGADEGPGSVGKACDTVEIEVRDAAGAAVAQGREGEVWVRTPSALAGYWRDETTTAEVLRDGWVRTQDLGHLDAEGYLHLSGRARDVVIVNAIIHYTGPIEHAIAAHPDVDQAYVVAVPDALTGEAAVAFVLPVPGRSPDLAEVRKGVAAELGEAAVPARFELVDAVPVAPSGKPDKAALRASIVD, encoded by the coding sequence ATGGTCCACCCGCACGCTCTGCTCACCGAACTGGACCGCGCGCCGGACGTGCCCGCGTTCGAGCGGGGGGACGCGGTGACCACGCGGGCGTCGCTGAAGGAGCTGGTCGGCCGGTTCACCGCCGGGCTGCGGGCCGCCGGGCTCGGGCCGGGCGCCGGCGTCGGGATCGCCACCGCCGTCACGCCCGAGGGCTTCGCCGCGATCATCGCCGCGCACGTGCTCGGCTGCCGGGTCGTCTGCGTGCGGGCCGGGCTGCCGGTGCCGCAGCTGCGGCACGTCGTCGAGGACATCGACGCGCTCGTGGTCGACGAGGCGACCGAGTCGCCCGAGCTGCTCGGCACCGTCGCCGGCGCGCTGATCCTGCGGATCGGGCCGGAGCTGCTCGCCGCGTACGAGGAACCGGTGCCCGCCGGCCGGCCCGAGGACATCGCGACGGTCGTGTTCACCAGCGGCAGCACCGGCGTCCCGAAGGGCGTCGCCTTCGACTACCGGGCCCTGAGCGAGGGCCGCGTCTGGCGGGCCCCGGTGCCCGGCTCGGCCCACGAGAAGCTCGGCGCGGGGTTCAGCCGGTTCCTGCTGTTCGGCACGCTCTCCAGCGCCGTGATGCTCGAACAGCTGGCGCTCTGCCTGCTCTCGGGCGGCACGGCCGTGATCCCCGACGGGCTCCCGGACTTCCCGTGGATCCTGCCGCGGCTGCGGGTGAGCGCGGCGCTGATGACCGTGCCGCGGCTGCACCAGGTCCTCGACACCCTGCGGGCCGAGGACGTCGACCTGAGCGACCTGCGGACGCTGATCGTGGCCGGCTCGCCGGTGCCGCCGCACAAGCTCGCGGAGGCGGCCGAGCTGATCGGGCCCGCGATGCACCACGCGTACGGCCAGACCGAGACCGGCATGCTGACGGTCTGCGGCGCGGACGAGGGGCCCGGGTCCGTCGGGAAGGCGTGCGACACGGTCGAGATCGAGGTCCGCGACGCCGCCGGGGCGGCGGTGGCCCAGGGGCGGGAGGGCGAGGTCTGGGTGCGCACGCCGTCGGCGCTGGCGGGCTACTGGCGCGACGAGACCACGACGGCGGAGGTGCTGCGTGACGGTTGGGTCCGCACCCAGGACCTCGGCCACCTCGACGCCGAGGGTTACCTGCACCTGTCCGGGCGCGCCCGCGACGTCGTGATCGTCAACGCGATCATCCACTACACCGGCCCGATCGAGCACGCGATCGCCGCGCACCCGGACGTCGACCAGGCGTACGTCGTCGCGGTGCCGGACGCGCTGACCGGCGAGGCCGCGGTGGCGTTCGTGCTGCCGGTGCCGGGGCGCTCGCCGGACCTGGCCGAGGTGCGCAAGGGCGTGGCGGCCGAGCTGGGGGAGGCCGCCGTGCCGGCGCGGTTCGAGCTGGTGGACGCGGTGCCGGTGGCGCCGTCGGGAAAACCGGACAAAGCGGCGCTACGGGCGTCCATCGTGGACTAG
- a CDS encoding nucleotidyltransferase domain-containing protein yields the protein MDARTVLRVLETLAPARVWLAGGWGVDALLGRQTREHRDLDLLHRREQEPAVLAALAELGYRETLDLRPVRFVLSDGGTELDLHPLVFAADGSAVQAAPDGTFPYPAGCFVTGRIDGVEVPCVSVAQQVFFHQGYEPAGRDLADMRALREEFGVDTHF from the coding sequence ATGGACGCCCGCACGGTCCTGCGGGTGCTCGAAACCCTGGCCCCGGCGCGGGTCTGGCTCGCCGGCGGCTGGGGCGTCGACGCCCTGCTCGGCCGGCAGACGCGCGAACACCGCGATCTCGACCTGCTGCACCGCCGGGAGCAGGAGCCCGCGGTGCTCGCGGCGCTGGCCGAGCTCGGCTACCGCGAGACGCTCGACCTGCGCCCGGTCCGGTTCGTCCTCTCCGACGGCGGCACCGAGCTCGACCTGCACCCGCTGGTCTTCGCCGCGGACGGCTCAGCCGTCCAGGCCGCCCCCGACGGGACTTTCCCTTACCCCGCCGGGTGTTTCGTCACCGGCCGGATCGACGGCGTCGAGGTGCCGTGCGTTTCCGTGGCCCAGCAGGTGTTCTTCCACCAGGGTTACGAGCCGGCCGGGCGCGACCTCGCGGACATGCGGGCCCTGCGCGAAGAGTTCGGCGTCGACACCCATTTCTAG